A region of the Catenulispora sp. GP43 genome:
GATCGCGTTGCCCATCGGGGTCAGCGTCGACTTCTCCACCGCGACCCCGAGCGGGACCCCGATCAGCCCGGCGATCAGGCCGGTGAGGGTCACCGAGGTCAGAACCATCGCGATGGTCTGCTTGGGGGTCATCCCGAGCGCCTTGAAGATCCCCAGATCATGGGCCCGCTCCCGGGTGTCCTGCACCACCATGCTCAGCACCCCGAGCGCGGCGACCGCCGTCATCATCAGCGTGAGGATGGCCACCAGGGTGCCCATGATGATCACCACGATGTTCTTGCCCCCGTCCGAGTTCGACTGGACCGAGGCGTTCAGCGGGGTCAGCGCGGCGGCGGCCGAGGCGGACCAGTCCCGTCCGCTGACCTTCGGGGCCAGCTCGACGTTGAACTGGTCGATGTGCGAGGTCAGACCGGCGGCGGTGAAGGTGGCCGCATCCGTCATGACCGTGTAGTCGCTGCCCACGTTGATGTCGTAGTTGATGCCGACGACCTTCAGCGACAGGTGCTTGTTCTGCTGCGCCACGGTGACGTTGTCACCGACGTGGATCCCCACCGCCGAGGCCAGCTTGTCGCCGACCACGGCCTCGCCGCGCGCCGAGTACCAGCGGCCGGACAGCAGCTCCATGTGCGTCCAGGAGAAGTCGCCGGCGACCGTGAACACCCTCGGCGTTTCGCCGCCGGGCGGGGCGCCGACTATGGTCGCGCCGCTGTCGCCCCAGCCGAACGCGACCTTCGTGCCCGGGGTGTCGGCGAGCACGGCGGCCACCTTGGCGGCGTCCAGGTGCGGGTTGCGCGGGTCGTTGGGGCCGTAGAGACCCCAGGGCACGCCCACGTCGGCCGTGGGTATCACAATGTCCGACCCGACGTTGAAACCCGCGGTGCTGGCGTCCAGGTACTTGTTGAACCCGGTCTCCAGCCCCACCGCGAACGTGGCACTCACCACGCCGAACAGCACCGCCGCACCGACCACCACGGCCCGGGCCGGCCGGGCGAACGGCTGGGCCAGCCCCAACGACACGGCCCGGGGCAGCGGCAGCCGCGAGGCCAGACGCTGCGCCGCCTGACCGCGCCCGGCCCTGGGGGCGCGGCCGACCACCAGGGCCCGCACCGTCGGCATCCGGCCGGCCCGCAGTGCCGGGATCAAAGCCGTGACGCCGACGATCAGCAGGGCGCCCAGCGACACCACGGCGCTGACCCACGACGGAATCGTGCCACTGGCCGCGCCGAGCTGCTTGGTGGCCGAGCCCAGGATCGGCACAGCCAGGAGGTTGCCGAAAACCGTGCCGAGCACCACGCCGAGTGTCGCCGGGATCATGGCCTGCGCGACGTAGGCACGGGCCACCTGCGAAGGGGTGAAGCCCAACGACTTCAGAATCCCGATGCGCCGGATTCCCGAGGCCACAGCCCCGCTGACCACGATCGAGATGATCAGCACCGCCATGAACAGCCCGAGGATCCCGAAGCCGACCAGGAACGGCACGTAGGCCTTGGCGTTCCCGGTCGCCTGCTGCTCCGCGGTCAGGTACGACTGCCCGCTCTCGATCGCGCCGGCCGGCGCGGCGGCGGCCACCGCCTGCTTGTCGGCGGCGATGTCGGCGGCGGTCCCGGCATTGGCGAACCGGTAGAGCATCTGCTCGTCGGACTTGGCGCCGGCGGCGGTGAGCCGTGCGAAACCGTCGGCGGTGGCGAAGGCGGTCGCGCTGCTGGTCACCGAGTTGGCGAAGCCGACGACCCGGAACGACGGCTTGCCCGGCAGGGAGGAGAACACCACCGAATCGCCGAAGCAGTCGGTGGCATAGTCCTGCCACGGCAGGGCGATCTCGCCCGGGCTCGTCGGCCAGCGCCCCCGGGTCAGCGCCAGCTGGTCCATCCCGGAGGTGCTGCCCAGGTCGGGCCGGGTGGTGACGGTGATCGGACCGTTGTCGTGACCGGCCCAGTCCTTCGTGGCGCAGTCCATGCCGATCGTCGTGTCCAGGGCGGCGGCGACCGGGTACGGCCCGGACGCCTCGGTGACGCCGGCGACGTGGGCGGTGGCGGCGGCCTGCGCGGCCGAGACCTTCGAACTGTCGAACTGGACCGCCAGGTGCGCCCCGTGCCGAGCACTGAAAGCGTGCTCGAACGGAGCCTGCACGACAGCCAGCAGACCGAGCGACAGCACCGAGGAGGTGACGGCGGCGAACGTCGTCAGGGCCATGACGAAAGACTGCACGCGGCGCCGGCCCACGCCGGAGCGTACGACCTTGCCCAGGGCGCTCACCGGCTCACCGCCAGCAGCAGGCGGGCCACGGCCCGGAAACCGGCCTCGAAGACGCGCCGGGGCATCGGCGGCTTACCCAGTGTCATCGGGCCTCTCCCGCCGGACGGACCAGCAGCGTGCGGGCGGCCGGGCCGGCACCGCTGCCGTCGTTGACGACGTCCCGCTCGACCGCGCCGTCCACCAACTCGATCGTGCGGCGCGCGGTGCTCGCGGCCAGCTGCACGTCGTGGGTGACCAGCAGGATGGTCTGGCCCGCGCTGTTCAGCTCCAGCAGCAGCCGGCGCACGTCCTCGGCCGAGCTCGAGTCCAGAGCGCCGGTCGGCTCGTCGGCCAGCAGCAGCGCCGGCCGGTTCATCAGGGCCCGGGCCACCGCGACGCGCTGCCGTTGCCCGCCGGACAGCCGCTGCGGATAGGCCCCGGCATGCCGGTCGATGCCCAGCGAGCCGAGCAGTTCGACGGCCCGCTGCTTCGCTTCGCCCTTGCCCATCCCGGCCAGCTGCGCCGGAACCATGACGTTGTCCATGACGGTCAGGTCGTCGAGCAGGTTGAAGAACTGGAAGATCATGCCTACCGAGGCCCGGCGGTACTTCGCCGAACCGGCCTCGCCGAGCTGGTCGACGCGGGTGCCGTCGACGGTCACGGTGCCGCTGGAAGGCTTGTCCAGACCGGCGATCAGGTTCAGCAGCGTGGACTTGCCGCTGCCGGAATGGCCGAGGATCGCCACGCACTCACCAGCCGCCACAGACAAGGTCACGCCGGCCAGTGCGGGCGGGCCTTCGTCGTACTTCTTCGTCGTGCCGCGAAGATCGATCATCGGTGCATTCGTCATGACCATGAACCTAGGAACGGACCACGATCCGCCGCGTCGGCCGGCGGATGTCACCTCTTCCCAGGCCATCGCCCCGGGGGCGTATCCGGCGTACATCCCCGGGGCGACGCGCAGAGCCGGCGCCGTTGAATACGATCTCCGCATGGAACAGCTTCTCCAGCGTCTCTCGACATCGAAGCGCGTGACCTGGCTGACGTCGCAGGCCGTGGTGCTGGCCATCGCCTTCTTCTACGCGCTGATGTTCCGCGTGACGATGCCGGCCCCTGCGTACGGCCTGTTCCGGTTCCCCCACCTCGAGCCCTTCCAGACGACGGTTCTGTGCGTCGTGCTCGCCCTGCCGGTTCTGCTGGTGCGCCGTCTGCCGGCGACCGTCCTCGCGGTGATCCTGGGCGAATCAGTCCTCGGCGACGCCTTCGGCGCGCGGCCCTTGATCGTGTTCATCCTGCTCGTCGGCCTGGTCGGGTACCTCGCCGTCCGGCGGCCGAAGGCTGCCGCCGTCGGCTCCGTCGCGGGCGTCGCGGCCGGGTTCGTCAACGACATCCACATCCCCGGGCAGGGCGTCGGCGACCAGGCCCAGTGGGCCGGGTGGCTCGCGTTGTGGTTCGCGGTCGCGTGGGTCTTCGGGGGGGTGTATCGCAAACGCAGTGAATACCTCGAAGCCCTGCAGGAGCAGACCGCGGCCCGCGTCGTCATGGCCGAGCGGCTGCGGATCGCCCGCGAACTGCACGACAGCGTCGCGCACAGCATCGGGATCATCACGGTGCTGTCGGGAGCGGCGGCACGGGTCGTGGAAACCAAACCCGAGCAGACGCGGCAGGCGCTGTGCGGCATCGAGACCACCAGCCGGGAAACGCTGCTCGAGCTGCAGCGCATGCTCGGGGCGCTCCGCCGCGCCGAGCCGGACGACGCCACGCCGCAGGCCGCTCCGCTGGCGCCGGCCGGCAGCCTGGCCGACGTCCCGCTCCTCGCCGAACGCACGGCCGACGCCGGGGTGCGGGTCCACGTGACCTGGCAGGGCGAGCAGCGTCCACTGCCGCCGGAGATCGAACTGTCGGCATTCCGGATCATCCAGGAGTCGGTGACGAACGTGGTGCGGCATTCCGGGGCGCGGACCTGCCGGGTCGCGGTCGGCTACGAGCCGACAGGAGTGCGGATCGAGGTGGTGGACGACGGGGACAACGGTCTCGGCGGGCCGGGCCGTCCGAAGTTCGCGCCGGGGGCCGGCGGCAGCGGCTTCGGCCTGCTCGGCATGCGCGAGCGGGTGACGTTGCTGTCCGGCCAGTTCAGCGCGGGCCGGCGTCCGGAGGGCGGATTCCGGGTGACGGCGAGCCTCCCGGCATGAGCGTGCGCGTGCTACTGGTCGACGACCAGCCCCTGATGCTGGTCGGGCTCGCGATCCTGATCGGCGACACCGACGACCTGGAGGTGGTCGGCCAGGCCGGCGACGGCCACGAGGCGGTGCGCCTGGTGCGCGAACTGCGGCCGGACGTCGTGGTGATGGACATCCGGATGCCGGGCATGGACGGGATCGAGGCGACCCGGCAGGCGACCGCCGAGCCGGACCCGCCCAAGGTGCTGGTGCTGACGACCTTCGACGACGACGAGTACGTCTACGGCGCACTGCGTGCCGGAGCCAGCGGATTCCTGCTCAAGAGCATGGCCCTGAACGCGATCCTCGACGCCATCCGCGTGGTGGCCGCCGGCGACGCGCTGATCGCGCCGAGCGTGACCCGACGACTGATCGCGGACTTCGCCGGAACGTCCGGCCCCGCGGCCCCCGAACCGGACGCCGAGCCGGACGCGGACTCGAGTCCCATCGCGGCGATCACCGACCGGGAACGCGAGGTGCTGGCACTGGTCGGACAGGGGCTGTCGAACACTGAGATAGCCGAGCGGTTGGTGATCAGCGCGGCGACGGCGAAGACCCATGTCGCACGTCTGTTCGCCAAGCTCGAGGCTCGCGACCGTGTCCACCTGGCGATCATCGCCTTCGAGACCGGACTTGTGCCGCGTAGACGGTAGGGCAGGGTGAGAAGAACGGTCGCCGACCACGCGTTCGCCGCGTAACGGCCGGCGTCGTGCGGTGCCCGACGAGCCTGACGCCGCAGGACCACCCGGCCTGCCCCACCTACGGGGTGTAGCGCGCTACACCTGGAAGACGGGACCGCTCCCCATGTCCGCGGCGGAGATCGAAAACTAGCGTCTACGACGTGAGCACCGATACCCGAACCCCGACCGACACCACCACGCTGACCTTGGACCGCGTCACCGAGGCCGACGGCCGCGCGACAGCCCTGCGCGCCGTCAGCCGGGCCATCCGGCGCGCCGTGTTCACCGTGATCGTCGGTGCCTCCGGTTCTGGTGACAGCGCTTCCGCGACCGGGGTCGGGTTCGTTCTGCAGCGCTCCAACGCGGTGTCTCCCCGCTGAAGTTCGCGACGATCCTGGCCGCCGTTAAAACCCTGCATCCACCAGACGCAGTTCGCAGCGCCCTCTCGGCGTCGTGCGACCTGCGTCGAACTGGTGCGCAATCTGACATCGGAGAGCTTTGATGACCACCCTTGCCCGCTGGTGCCACCGGCATCGGTTACTGACCTTGTTCGCCTGGCTCGCGCTCATCGTCGGCCTCGGAGTGCTGTCCGGGGCGGCAAAGCCGCAGTATGACAACAAGCTGTCGATCCCGGCCTCGGAGTCGAGCCGTGCCGTGGAGCTGCTGAAGACGGTGCAGCCCGCCGCTGACGGGGACAGCGACAGCGTGGTCTGGCACACGGCGCAGGGCCGGGTCACCGATGCCGCGGTGCAGCAGCGGATGACCAAGACGTTGGACCGTATCGCCAAGGCGCCGGGGATCGCGTCCGTCGCCAGTCCTTACGGCCCGCAGGGGAAATCGCAGATCAGCCCGGACGGT
Encoded here:
- a CDS encoding ABC transporter ATP-binding protein, whose protein sequence is MTNAPMIDLRGTTKKYDEGPPALAGVTLSVAAGECVAILGHSGSGKSTLLNLIAGLDKPSSGTVTVDGTRVDQLGEAGSAKYRRASVGMIFQFFNLLDDLTVMDNVMVPAQLAGMGKGEAKQRAVELLGSLGIDRHAGAYPQRLSGGQRQRVAVARALMNRPALLLADEPTGALDSSSAEDVRRLLLELNSAGQTILLVTHDVQLAASTARRTIELVDGAVERDVVNDGSGAGPAARTLLVRPAGEAR
- a CDS encoding sensor histidine kinase produces the protein MEQLLQRLSTSKRVTWLTSQAVVLAIAFFYALMFRVTMPAPAYGLFRFPHLEPFQTTVLCVVLALPVLLVRRLPATVLAVILGESVLGDAFGARPLIVFILLVGLVGYLAVRRPKAAAVGSVAGVAAGFVNDIHIPGQGVGDQAQWAGWLALWFAVAWVFGGVYRKRSEYLEALQEQTAARVVMAERLRIARELHDSVAHSIGIITVLSGAAARVVETKPEQTRQALCGIETTSRETLLELQRMLGALRRAEPDDATPQAAPLAPAGSLADVPLLAERTADAGVRVHVTWQGEQRPLPPEIELSAFRIIQESVTNVVRHSGARTCRVAVGYEPTGVRIEVVDDGDNGLGGPGRPKFAPGAGGSGFGLLGMRERVTLLSGQFSAGRRPEGGFRVTASLPA
- a CDS encoding response regulator — protein: MSVRVLLVDDQPLMLVGLAILIGDTDDLEVVGQAGDGHEAVRLVRELRPDVVVMDIRMPGMDGIEATRQATAEPDPPKVLVLTTFDDDEYVYGALRAGASGFLLKSMALNAILDAIRVVAAGDALIAPSVTRRLIADFAGTSGPAAPEPDAEPDADSSPIAAITDREREVLALVGQGLSNTEIAERLVISAATAKTHVARLFAKLEARDRVHLAIIAFETGLVPRRR
- a CDS encoding ABC transporter permease, which codes for MSALGKVVRSGVGRRRVQSFVMALTTFAAVTSSVLSLGLLAVVQAPFEHAFSARHGAHLAVQFDSSKVSAAQAAATAHVAGVTEASGPYPVAAALDTTIGMDCATKDWAGHDNGPITVTTRPDLGSTSGMDQLALTRGRWPTSPGEIALPWQDYATDCFGDSVVFSSLPGKPSFRVVGFANSVTSSATAFATADGFARLTAAGAKSDEQMLYRFANAGTAADIAADKQAVAAAAPAGAIESGQSYLTAEQQATGNAKAYVPFLVGFGILGLFMAVLIISIVVSGAVASGIRRIGILKSLGFTPSQVARAYVAQAMIPATLGVVLGTVFGNLLAVPILGSATKQLGAASGTIPSWVSAVVSLGALLIVGVTALIPALRAGRMPTVRALVVGRAPRAGRGQAAQRLASRLPLPRAVSLGLAQPFARPARAVVVGAAVLFGVVSATFAVGLETGFNKYLDASTAGFNVGSDIVIPTADVGVPWGLYGPNDPRNPHLDAAKVAAVLADTPGTKVAFGWGDSGATIVGAPPGGETPRVFTVAGDFSWTHMELLSGRWYSARGEAVVGDKLASAVGIHVGDNVTVAQQNKHLSLKVVGINYDINVGSDYTVMTDAATFTAAGLTSHIDQFNVELAPKVSGRDWSASAAAALTPLNASVQSNSDGGKNIVVIIMGTLVAILTLMMTAVAALGVLSMVVQDTRERAHDLGIFKALGMTPKQTIAMVLTSVTLTGLIAGLIGVPLGVAVEKSTLTPMGNAIGRHLPPSVTHTYTAGLLIPLLAGGIVIALLGALLPAGWAARSQTATALRTE